The Fusobacterium necrophorum subsp. necrophorum genome has a window encoding:
- a CDS encoding UvrD-helicase domain-containing protein yields MSLLEKLNEKQREAAATIEGPLLILAGAGSGKTRTITYRIAHMIEELGIPAYLILAMTFTNKAAKEMKERVISLIGEEAERATISTFHSFGVRLLRIYGSKLGYQANFTIYDVEDQKRIIKAIIRELNLQNTDLSEKKLASLISKLKEEGISADDYEKDNYEYEAKIIAEIYRRYDARLKNQNGIDFSDILLNTRKLLDIPEILEKIQNRYQYIMVDEYQDTNNIQYEIVNKIAQKHRNICVVGDENQSIYGFRGANIQNILNFEKDYQDAMVVKLEQNYRSTAMILEAANAVIRNNLSSKDKNLWTNKENGDKIKVLKALNQRDEVEKVISEIAKEKQKGRAYRDMTILYRTNAQSRVFEEAFLRYRIPYKIFGGMQFYQRAEIKDILAYLSLINNPLDETNLLRIINIPKRKIGDKTLEKIRSYAGEHSLTFFESLERAGEISGISSGLAGTIQQFYALIQELMALAPYENSSVIFSTLLEKIGYKQYLETAYEDAEARISNIEELGTSILELENLLGELSLRDYLENVSLVSATDDLQENQDYIKLMTIHNAKGLEFPIVFLVGAENETFPGSSKFSCEEDLEEERRLCYVAITRAEEKLIISFSITKYIYGDTLPTQESIFLKEIPEEYKWEEWKEKEVKLSKIQTKNIISTEDLKKKALNLPFSVGERVMHKKFGLGVVRTLGEKKIIVEFVTGKKEIAAIVAEKFLSKIES; encoded by the coding sequence ATGAGCTTGCTAGAAAAATTAAATGAGAAACAGAGAGAAGCTGCTGCTACGATAGAGGGCCCCTTGTTGATATTGGCAGGAGCCGGTTCCGGAAAGACCAGAACCATTACATATCGGATTGCTCATATGATAGAAGAACTTGGAATTCCGGCCTATCTTATTTTGGCTATGACCTTTACCAATAAAGCTGCGAAAGAAATGAAAGAACGAGTGATCTCTTTGATAGGAGAAGAAGCGGAGCGAGCAACTATTTCGACCTTTCACTCCTTTGGAGTCAGGCTTCTTAGAATCTATGGAAGTAAGTTAGGATATCAGGCAAATTTTACGATTTATGATGTAGAGGATCAGAAACGGATTATCAAGGCGATTATAAGAGAACTGAATTTACAGAATACGGACTTGTCTGAAAAAAAATTGGCTTCTTTGATTTCAAAATTAAAAGAAGAAGGAATTTCCGCAGATGATTATGAAAAAGATAACTATGAGTATGAAGCAAAGATAATTGCTGAAATTTATCGACGATATGATGCAAGATTAAAAAATCAAAATGGAATTGATTTTTCGGATATTCTATTAAATACGAGAAAATTGTTGGACATTCCAGAAATCTTAGAAAAAATTCAAAACAGATATCAATATATCATGGTAGATGAGTATCAGGATACCAATAATATTCAGTATGAAATTGTAAATAAAATAGCTCAAAAACATAGAAATATTTGTGTGGTAGGAGATGAAAATCAAAGTATTTACGGCTTTCGAGGGGCTAATATTCAAAATATTTTAAATTTTGAAAAAGATTATCAAGATGCCATGGTCGTAAAGTTGGAGCAAAATTATCGTTCCACCGCTATGATCTTGGAGGCTGCCAATGCCGTGATTCGAAACAATCTTTCCTCCAAAGATAAAAATTTATGGACGAATAAGGAGAACGGAGATAAAATTAAGGTATTAAAAGCTTTGAATCAGAGAGACGAGGTGGAAAAAGTCATCTCGGAGATTGCCAAAGAAAAACAGAAAGGAAGAGCCTATCGGGATATGACAATTTTATATCGAACGAATGCTCAATCAAGGGTGTTTGAAGAAGCTTTTTTGCGATATCGAATTCCCTATAAAATTTTTGGAGGAATGCAATTCTATCAAAGAGCTGAAATCAAAGATATTTTAGCTTATTTAAGCCTTATCAATAATCCTTTGGATGAAACAAATTTATTGAGAATTATCAATATTCCGAAGAGAAAAATAGGAGATAAGACCTTAGAAAAAATTCGAAGCTATGCCGGAGAACATTCTCTTACTTTTTTTGAAAGTTTGGAGAGAGCGGGGGAAATTAGCGGAATTAGCAGTGGATTGGCAGGAACTATTCAGCAATTCTATGCTCTTATTCAGGAATTGATGGCTTTGGCTCCTTATGAAAATAGCAGTGTCATTTTTTCTACTTTGCTTGAGAAAATTGGGTATAAACAGTATTTAGAAACAGCTTATGAAGATGCGGAAGCAAGAATTTCAAATATTGAAGAACTGGGAACTTCGATTTTAGAATTGGAAAATTTATTGGGCGAGTTAAGTTTACGAGATTATTTGGAAAATGTTTCTTTGGTCAGTGCGACGGATGATTTACAGGAAAATCAGGATTACATCAAATTGATGACCATTCATAATGCAAAGGGACTGGAATTTCCAATTGTATTTCTGGTAGGAGCGGAAAATGAAACCTTCCCGGGAAGTTCCAAGTTTTCTTGTGAAGAAGATTTGGAAGAAGAAAGAAGACTGTGTTATGTAGCCATCACAAGAGCGGAAGAAAAATTGATTATCAGTTTTTCAATTACGAAATACATCTATGGGGATACACTCCCTACTCAAGAGTCGATTTTCTTAAAGGAAATTCCGGAAGAATATAAGTGGGAAGAATGGAAAGAAAAAGAAGTGAAACTTTCAAAAATTCAAACTAAAAATATAATTTCTACAGAAGATTTGAAAAAGAAAGCTTTGAATTTACCTTTTTCGGTTGGAGAGAGGGTTATGCATAAAAAGTTCGGTTTGGGTGTGGTAAGAACTTTGGGAGAAAAGAAAATTATTGTAGAATTTGTAACAGGAAAGAAAGAAATTGCAGCGATTGTAGCGGAAAAATTTTTATCTAAAATAGAATCATAG
- the lpxC gene encoding UDP-3-O-acyl-N-acetylglucosamine deacetylase, translating into MKRKTIAKEIEYSGIGLHKGEKIFMKLLPSYSGKIIFRRSDLEAGKNEIVLDIENTFDLTRGTNLKNEFGAMVFTIEHFLSALAICNITDLVVELNGNELPICDGSATVFLQLFEEAGMQELEENMEEIVVKEPIYLSLGDKHIIALPYDGKKLTYSIRFEHSFLKSQMAEFVLDYDTYRKEIAPARTFGFDYEIEYLQKNNLALGGSLENAIVIQKDGVMNPEGLRFEDEFVRHKMLDIIGDLKILNRAWKAHIIAIKAGHALDIEFAKKLKEI; encoded by the coding sequence ATGAAAAGAAAAACCATTGCAAAAGAAATAGAATATTCAGGAATTGGCTTACACAAGGGAGAAAAGATTTTTATGAAGTTGCTTCCTTCCTATTCCGGAAAGATTATTTTTAGACGTTCCGATTTGGAAGCAGGAAAGAATGAAATCGTTTTAGATATTGAAAATACTTTTGATTTGACGCGAGGAACCAATTTGAAAAATGAATTCGGAGCTATGGTATTTACCATAGAACACTTTCTCTCAGCCTTAGCCATTTGTAATATTACGGATTTGGTCGTAGAACTGAATGGAAATGAATTGCCGATTTGCGACGGAAGTGCAACAGTATTTTTGCAACTTTTTGAAGAGGCGGGAATGCAAGAATTGGAAGAAAATATGGAAGAAATTGTTGTAAAGGAACCGATATACCTCTCTCTGGGAGATAAACATATCATAGCTCTCCCCTATGATGGGAAAAAGCTTACTTACAGTATTCGATTTGAACATAGTTTTTTAAAATCGCAAATGGCAGAGTTTGTATTGGATTATGATACTTACCGAAAGGAAATTGCTCCTGCAAGAACCTTTGGTTTTGACTATGAAATTGAATATTTACAAAAAAATAATTTAGCTTTGGGAGGAAGTTTAGAGAATGCCATTGTGATTCAAAAGGATGGGGTGATGAATCCGGAAGGTTTACGTTTTGAAGATGAATTTGTTCGTCATAAGATGTTGGATATCATTGGGGATTTAAAAATATTAAATCGAGCATGGAAAGCTCATATTATTGCAATCAAAGCAGGACATGCTTTAGATATAGAATTTGCAAAAAAACTAAAAGAGATATAG
- the fabZ gene encoding 3-hydroxyacyl-ACP dehydratase FabZ, with protein MLNTLQIMERIPHRYPFLLVDRILEMDVENKRVIGRKNVTINEEFFNGHFPGHPIMPGVLIVEGMAQCLGVLVMEGQEGKVPYFAAVESVKFKQPVRPGDTLTYDVKVEKIRSNIVKASGIALVDEVKVAEASFTFCIADK; from the coding sequence ATGCTAAATACTTTACAAATTATGGAAAGAATTCCGCACAGATACCCTTTTTTATTGGTGGATAGAATTTTAGAGATGGACGTAGAAAATAAAAGAGTGATAGGAAGAAAAAATGTAACGATCAATGAAGAATTTTTTAATGGACATTTTCCAGGTCATCCTATTATGCCAGGAGTGTTAATTGTAGAAGGAATGGCACAATGCTTAGGGGTTTTGGTTATGGAAGGTCAAGAGGGAAAAGTTCCTTATTTCGCTGCAGTAGAAAGTGTGAAATTCAAACAACCAGTGCGCCCTGGAGATACCCTTACCTATGATGTGAAAGTAGAAAAAATTCGTAGTAATATTGTGAAAGCATCAGGAATTGCCTTAGTGGACGAAGTGAAAGTAGCAGAGGCTAGCTTTACTTTTTGTATTGCTGACAAATAA
- the lpxA gene encoding acyl-ACP--UDP-N-acetylglucosamine O-acyltransferase produces MVEIHSTAIIEEGAILEDGVKIGPYCIVGKDVKIGKNTVLQSHVVVEGITEIGEENTIYSFVSIGKASQDLKYRGESTKTIIGNRNSIREFVTIHRGTDDRWETRIGSGNLLMAYVHIAHDVIVGDECILANNVTLAGHVVVDSYAIIGGLTPVHQFTHIGSYVMIGGASAINQDICPFVLAEGNKAVVRGLNTVGLRRRGFSDEDLSNLKKVYRIIFRKGLPLKEALAKAEEQFGSDKNVAYLLEFIRKSERGIAR; encoded by the coding sequence ATGGTTGAGATTCACAGTACTGCTATTATAGAAGAGGGTGCTATCTTAGAGGATGGAGTAAAAATTGGTCCCTATTGTATTGTAGGAAAAGATGTAAAAATAGGAAAGAACACAGTTTTACAGTCCCATGTCGTAGTAGAGGGAATTACAGAAATTGGGGAAGAAAATACCATTTATTCTTTTGTTTCCATTGGAAAAGCGTCTCAAGATTTAAAATATCGAGGAGAGTCTACCAAGACTATCATTGGAAATCGAAATTCCATTCGTGAATTTGTAACGATTCATCGAGGAACGGATGATCGTTGGGAAACAAGGATAGGAAGTGGAAATTTACTGATGGCTTATGTTCATATTGCCCATGATGTGATTGTGGGAGACGAATGTATTTTAGCGAATAATGTGACTTTGGCGGGCCATGTTGTCGTGGATAGCTATGCAATTATTGGAGGATTGACTCCGGTTCATCAGTTTACCCATATCGGTTCCTATGTGATGATTGGGGGAGCAAGTGCTATCAATCAGGATATCTGTCCTTTTGTTTTGGCAGAGGGAAATAAGGCGGTTGTTCGAGGCTTAAATACGGTTGGATTGCGTAGGCGAGGTTTTTCTGACGAAGATCTTTCCAATTTAAAAAAGGTCTATCGTATTATTTTTAGAAAAGGTTTACCTTTGAAGGAGGCATTGGCAAAGGCGGAAGAGCAATTTGGAAGTGACAAAAATGTAGCCTATCTATTGGAATTTATTCGAAAGAGTGAAAGAGGAATTGCACGTTAA
- the lpxI gene encoding UDP-2,3-diacylglucosamine diphosphatase LpxI (LpxI, functionally equivalent to LpxH, replaces it in LPS biosynthesis in a minority of bacteria.), with translation MEKIGIIVGNGKFPLYFMKEAKKRGYDLYPVGLFDSIEKEIKEMEHFQSFHIGHLGEIVKYFSFYGVKKLILLGKVEKSILFQNLDLDYYGQEILKMLPNRKDETLLFAIISFLKLNGIRVLSQNYLLSSYMVEEKCYTEEMPKKEDDRSIQLGIEAAKMLTSLDIGQTVIVKEEAVVALEGMEGTDRAILRAGELAGKNCIIIKMARPKQDMRVDIPTVGVETLRRAIEIGAKGIVMEANKMFFLEREEAISLANKHGIFLIGKKV, from the coding sequence ATGGAAAAAATAGGAATTATTGTTGGGAATGGAAAATTCCCACTTTATTTTATGAAAGAGGCAAAAAAGCGGGGCTATGATTTATATCCTGTCGGTTTGTTTGACAGCATTGAAAAAGAAATCAAAGAGATGGAACATTTTCAATCTTTTCATATTGGGCATCTGGGAGAAATTGTAAAATATTTCTCTTTTTATGGTGTCAAAAAATTAATTTTATTGGGAAAAGTAGAGAAAAGTATCCTATTTCAAAACTTAGATTTGGATTATTACGGGCAGGAAATTTTAAAAATGTTGCCGAATAGAAAAGATGAAACTCTGTTGTTTGCCATTATTTCCTTTTTAAAATTGAATGGAATCAGAGTCCTTTCTCAAAATTATCTTCTTTCTTCCTATATGGTGGAAGAGAAATGTTACACGGAAGAAATGCCGAAGAAGGAAGATGACAGAAGTATTCAATTGGGAATAGAAGCTGCAAAAATGTTGACAAGTTTGGATATAGGACAAACCGTCATTGTAAAAGAAGAAGCCGTAGTGGCTTTGGAAGGAATGGAGGGAACGGATCGAGCCATTCTTCGTGCAGGAGAATTGGCGGGGAAGAATTGTATTATTATAAAAATGGCCAGACCGAAACAAGATATGAGAGTGGACATTCCTACCGTGGGAGTGGAGACCCTTCGTAGAGCGATCGAAATTGGAGCAAAGGGAATTGTCATGGAAGCAAATAAAATGTTTTTTTTAGAAAGAGAAGAAGCTATTTCTCTTGCGAATAAGCATGGTATTTTTTTGATAGGAAAAAAGGTGTAG
- the lpxB gene encoding lipid-A-disaccharide synthase, protein MKIFVSTGEVSGDLHLSYLVRVIRKKYPDCELYGVAGHHSQEAGVTILEDIRELAVMGFLEAFKKYNNLKEKMKIYLQFIEEEKIEKVLLIDYGGFHLKFLKALKERCPQVKVYYYIPPKLWVWGKRRIHTLRLADEIMVIFPWEVDFYQKEGVKVHYFGNPLVETCPPREKEGDKILLLPGSRKQEILSIVQVYQDLIRRNPEKCFLLKLVNQEALAYLPKEMKDFSNLEMVFEKELTKVVENCSCAVAVSGTVTLELALLDVPTVVVYKTTIFNYFIAKYLLKVGYISLPNISLEEEVFPELIQKDCNVVNIENSLQEIENKPELWKKKLRAVREKLSGVRIIEQYADFLLEGEK, encoded by the coding sequence ATGAAAATTTTTGTTTCAACCGGCGAAGTATCCGGAGATTTGCATCTTTCTTATTTAGTTCGGGTCATTCGAAAAAAATATCCGGATTGTGAATTATATGGTGTAGCAGGTCATCACAGTCAAGAGGCGGGAGTCACCATTTTAGAAGATATTCGAGAATTGGCTGTTATGGGTTTTTTAGAAGCTTTCAAAAAATATAACAATTTGAAAGAAAAAATGAAAATCTATCTTCAATTTATAGAAGAAGAAAAGATTGAAAAAGTGCTATTAATTGATTATGGAGGATTTCATTTAAAATTTTTGAAAGCTTTAAAAGAGAGGTGCCCACAGGTAAAAGTATATTATTACATTCCGCCAAAATTATGGGTGTGGGGAAAGAGACGAATTCATACTTTACGATTGGCGGATGAAATTATGGTTATTTTTCCTTGGGAAGTAGATTTTTATCAGAAAGAGGGAGTGAAAGTTCATTATTTTGGAAATCCCTTAGTGGAGACCTGTCCTCCTAGAGAAAAAGAAGGGGATAAGATTTTATTATTACCCGGGAGCAGAAAGCAGGAAATCCTATCCATAGTTCAAGTGTATCAAGATTTAATTCGGAGAAATCCGGAAAAATGTTTTTTACTAAAACTTGTCAATCAGGAAGCTCTTGCTTATTTACCAAAGGAAATGAAAGATTTTTCGAATTTAGAGATGGTCTTTGAGAAGGAACTGACGAAAGTGGTAGAAAACTGCTCCTGTGCAGTGGCTGTTTCCGGAACAGTCACTTTGGAATTGGCTCTTTTGGATGTTCCGACTGTGGTTGTGTATAAAACCACCATTTTTAACTATTTCATCGCAAAATATCTTTTAAAGGTAGGCTACATTTCATTACCGAACATCAGCTTAGAGGAAGAAGTTTTTCCGGAATTGATACAGAAAGATTGTAATGTAGTAAATATTGAAAATTCTCTACAGGAGATAGAAAATAAACCTGAACTGTGGAAGAAAAAATTGCGGGCAGTGAGAGAAAAATTGTCAGGAGTAAGAATTATAGAACAATATGCAGATTTTTTACTTGAGGGAGAGAAATGA
- a CDS encoding ABC transporter ATP-binding protein, with protein sequence MKKISWNPLKNKSLGTFLHYSMQYKWQMLAVVLLSALASAMSAIPAWLSKYLIDDVLVKQEKNMLFLVLGGMFFCTLVKVVAVYYADIGSGYITEVIKRDIKVDIFKHLQKLPLHYYKTNKLGDIMARLSGDTSTLGRIGFIIFEMFKEFLTTFVLIVRMFQVDYILALISLIVLPLILQIVRKYTKKIRKSGRVRQDMAGAITAFTQESLSGIFVVKAFNAMKIMVSKYEKISYEEFQKSFRTAKIKAKVSPINELITTLMIILVALYGGYKIIVTKDITSGDLVSFVTALGLMQQPLKRLVAKNNELQESIPSADRVLEILEEKIEQEFTGEEKHLCGEVEKIEIENVSFSYPESEEKVLENINLSVKAGEVVALVGKSGSGKSTLVNLLARFYDIVSGKIKINGLDSQSIPLSEFRNYIGVVPQESFLFSGSIAENIAFGKESVTQAEIEKAAKMANAYEFIMELPEKFETEVGERGTRLSGGQKQRIAIARALIQNPQIMILDEATSALDTESEKLVQEALDQLMKGRTTFVIAHRLSTIVHADKIVVMENGKIKEVGNHRELLEKKGLYEHLYHIQFQKKMEEK encoded by the coding sequence ATGAAAAAAATATCTTGGAATCCATTGAAAAATAAATCATTAGGGACTTTTTTGCACTACAGTATGCAATATAAATGGCAAATGTTGGCAGTCGTGTTACTGTCGGCTTTGGCATCTGCGATGAGCGCAATACCGGCATGGTTAAGTAAATATTTAATTGATGACGTGTTGGTAAAGCAGGAAAAAAATATGTTGTTTCTTGTCTTGGGAGGAATGTTTTTTTGCACTTTGGTAAAGGTGGTTGCTGTTTACTATGCGGATATCGGTTCGGGTTATATTACGGAAGTGATAAAACGGGATATTAAAGTGGACATTTTTAAGCATTTACAGAAGCTTCCCTTACATTATTATAAAACAAATAAATTAGGGGATATTATGGCAAGACTTTCCGGAGATACTTCCACTTTGGGAAGAATCGGATTTATTATCTTTGAAATGTTCAAGGAATTTTTAACTACTTTTGTATTGATTGTTCGAATGTTTCAAGTGGACTATATCTTAGCTTTGATTTCTTTAATTGTGTTGCCTTTGATTTTACAAATTGTTAGAAAGTACACAAAAAAAATCAGAAAGTCCGGAAGAGTACGTCAAGATATGGCGGGGGCTATTACGGCCTTTACCCAAGAAAGCTTGTCCGGAATTTTTGTAGTAAAAGCCTTTAATGCGATGAAAATTATGGTTTCAAAATATGAAAAAATCAGCTATGAAGAATTTCAAAAATCTTTTCGGACTGCAAAGATTAAGGCAAAGGTATCCCCTATCAATGAGTTGATTACAACCTTAATGATTATTTTGGTTGCTCTATATGGCGGATATAAAATTATTGTGACCAAAGATATTACTTCAGGAGATTTGGTCTCTTTTGTGACGGCTTTGGGATTGATGCAACAACCTTTGAAGCGATTGGTTGCCAAAAATAATGAATTGCAGGAATCTATTCCATCAGCGGACAGAGTATTGGAAATCTTAGAAGAAAAAATAGAGCAGGAATTTACGGGGGAAGAAAAACATCTTTGCGGTGAAGTCGAAAAAATTGAGATCGAAAATGTATCTTTTTCGTATCCGGAAAGCGAAGAGAAGGTCTTGGAAAATATAAATCTTTCTGTGAAAGCAGGAGAAGTGGTTGCTTTGGTTGGAAAGAGCGGTAGCGGAAAAAGTACTTTGGTAAATTTGCTTGCTCGTTTCTATGATATCGTTTCAGGAAAAATTAAGATCAATGGTTTGGACAGTCAATCCATTCCTCTTTCGGAATTTCGAAACTATATTGGGGTTGTGCCTCAGGAAAGTTTTTTGTTCAGTGGAAGTATTGCGGAGAATATTGCTTTTGGAAAAGAAAGTGTCACGCAGGCTGAGATTGAAAAAGCTGCAAAAATGGCAAATGCCTATGAGTTTATTATGGAATTACCAGAAAAATTTGAAACGGAAGTAGGAGAACGTGGAACTCGTTTATCGGGAGGACAAAAACAAAGAATAGCGATTGCAAGGGCTCTTATTCAGAATCCACAAATTATGATTTTAGACGAGGCAACTTCTGCTTTGGATACGGAATCTGAAAAATTGGTGCAAGAAGCTTTGGATCAGTTGATGAAGGGAAGAACGACCTTTGTCATTGCCCACCGTTTGTCTACTATTGTTCACGCGGATAAAATTGTCGTCATGGAAAATGGAAAAATCAAAGAAGTAGGAAATCATAGAGAGCTGTTGGAGAAAAAAGGACTGTATGAACATTTGTATCATATACAGTTTCAGAAGAAAATGGAGGAAAAATAG
- the rph gene encoding ribonuclease PH, which yields MERLDGRRENQLREIKMTRDFNMHAEGSVLIESGNTKIICTASVSEKVPSFLKNTGKGWLTAEYCMIPRATGERTQREAVKGKLSGRTMEIQRLIGRALRSSVDLEKLGERTITLDCDVIQADGGTRTASITGSFIAMAIAVAKLLKEGILTESPVLSRVAAVSVGKHENSILLDLNYEEDSSAEVDMNVIQNDLGEYIEVQGTGEEATFCRKELNALLDMAEIGIHQLLEKQKEVLGEDYEIIFSNRK from the coding sequence GTGGAAAGATTGGATGGAAGAAGAGAAAATCAATTGAGAGAAATTAAAATGACAAGGGATTTTAATATGCATGCGGAGGGTTCCGTACTGATAGAATCCGGGAATACCAAGATTATTTGTACAGCCAGTGTGAGTGAAAAGGTTCCATCTTTTTTAAAAAATACAGGAAAAGGTTGGTTAACGGCGGAATATTGCATGATACCAAGAGCAACGGGAGAGCGAACTCAAAGAGAAGCAGTCAAAGGAAAGTTATCCGGTAGAACGATGGAAATTCAAAGATTGATTGGGAGAGCTTTACGTTCTTCGGTTGATTTGGAAAAATTGGGAGAGAGAACCATTACTTTGGATTGTGATGTCATTCAGGCGGACGGAGGAACCAGAACGGCATCAATTACAGGTTCTTTTATCGCTATGGCAATTGCAGTTGCAAAATTACTGAAGGAAGGAATACTTACAGAGAGCCCTGTCCTTTCCAGAGTTGCTGCCGTGAGTGTCGGGAAGCATGAAAATAGTATTTTACTGGATTTGAATTATGAGGAAGATTCTTCTGCAGAAGTGGATATGAATGTCATTCAAAATGATTTGGGTGAGTATATCGAAGTACAGGGAACAGGAGAAGAGGCAACCTTTTGCCGAAAAGAATTGAATGCCTTGTTGGATATGGCTGAAATTGGAATTCATCAGTTGTTGGAAAAACAGAAAGAAGTATTAGGAGAGGACTATGAAATTATTTTTAGCAACAGGAAATAA
- a CDS encoding XTP/dITP diphosphatase, giving the protein MKLFLATGNKHKIEEIKAIFQGKELEIYSILDGISIPEVVEDGKTFEENSQKKALEIAKHLNMMTIADDSGLCVDALGGAPGVYSARYSEEGTDEANNQKLLRNLQGIENRRAKFVSVISFAKPNGEVFSFRGEVEGEIIDERRGDFGFGYDPYFYVKEYGKTLAEMPEVKNQISHRAEALKKFQEFWRKHRDFR; this is encoded by the coding sequence ATGAAATTATTTTTAGCAACAGGAAATAAGCATAAAATTGAAGAAATCAAGGCAATTTTTCAGGGAAAGGAATTGGAGATTTATTCCATTTTAGATGGAATTTCCATTCCGGAAGTAGTAGAGGACGGGAAAACATTTGAGGAAAATTCTCAAAAAAAGGCCTTAGAAATTGCAAAGCACTTAAATATGATGACAATTGCTGATGATTCCGGACTTTGTGTAGATGCTTTGGGAGGAGCTCCGGGAGTGTATTCTGCCAGATACTCGGAAGAAGGAACGGATGAGGCAAATAATCAAAAATTGCTTCGAAATTTACAAGGAATTGAAAACAGAAGGGCAAAATTTGTTTCTGTAATCAGCTTTGCAAAACCAAATGGGGAAGTATTCTCATTTCGAGGAGAAGTGGAAGGGGAAATTATTGATGAGAGACGAGGAGACTTCGGTTTTGGCTATGACCCTTACTTCTATGTAAAAGAATATGGAAAGACTTTGGCGGAAATGCCGGAAGTGAAAAACCAAATCAGTCATCGAGCGGAAGCATTAAAGAAATTTCAAGAATTTTGGAGGAAGCATAGGGATTTCAGATAA
- a CDS encoding MurR/RpiR family transcriptional regulator: MNKLNQFYKEHYNTLTKGEKKIAEYFVKNPKKVMMLSALELGKEIGVSDASILRFSKALGFQKFSDLKNYIASGFSTITPNDRMVKNWDNFHSQNDIVNKIVNSDLENIKEFLLHIDFEQIETVVNWMSKANKIYFLGIGSSRAISQFMFWHMKRLGFNTECINEGGLGLYEAFSHITKKDIVMLFSFPRFLNDEVKSITLAKEQGAKIITVTSNSFSEISFLSDMVLETFVENDGFFNSYMVPMELCNIMLTAIFEKNKESIFTELKKNSLVKDFLFISEEE, translated from the coding sequence ATGAATAAACTGAATCAATTTTACAAGGAACATTACAATACTCTCACGAAAGGAGAGAAAAAAATAGCGGAATATTTTGTAAAAAATCCAAAAAAAGTAATGATGTTGTCTGCTTTAGAATTGGGGAAAGAAATCGGGGTAAGTGACGCATCTATTTTAAGATTTTCTAAGGCTTTGGGCTTTCAAAAATTCAGTGACTTGAAAAATTACATTGCTTCAGGCTTCAGTACTATCACTCCTAATGACAGAATGGTAAAAAATTGGGATAATTTTCATTCTCAAAATGATATTGTCAATAAAATAGTAAACTCAGATTTGGAGAATATTAAAGAATTTTTGTTACATATAGATTTTGAACAAATAGAAACTGTTGTGAATTGGATGAGTAAGGCTAACAAAATTTATTTTCTAGGAATAGGATCAAGTAGAGCCATTTCTCAATTTATGTTTTGGCATATGAAAAGATTGGGATTCAATACAGAATGTATCAATGAGGGAGGGTTAGGTTTGTATGAAGCCTTTTCTCATATTACCAAAAAAGATATTGTCATGTTGTTCTCTTTTCCAAGATTTTTAAATGATGAAGTAAAATCTATCACATTGGCAAAAGAACAGGGGGCAAAAATTATTACCGTGACAAGTAATTCGTTTTCTGAAATTAGTTTTTTAAGTGACATGGTTTTGGAAACTTTTGTAGAAAATGATGGATTTTTTAACTCTTACATGGTTCCAATGGAACTATGTAATATTATGTTAACCGCTATTTTTGAAAAAAATAAAGAGAGTATTTTTACGGAATTGAAAAAGAATAGCCTAGTAAAGGATTTTCTCTTTATTTCGGAAGAAGAATAA